The nucleotide sequence GATATCAGATTCCCCCGAATCACAGATTCCAAATCAGATGTTGAAATCCGTGATCTGAAAATGAACAATCACTCAGACGTTGTGATTTTTTAGCGGCGAATGTGGCCGCGCCTGTAACGCTTCCACGACACGGTGGATTCTCAATGGCGGCTCGCCTCTGTCCTCCCCTCAGACCGATCCTTGGACAGCATTGGGAGGAGCAGGCAGGAATCCCTCAGctctgtggaggaggatgaCTACGACACGTTGGACGACATCGACTCTGACAAAAACATCGTCCGCACCAAGGTCCGTTTACGCCTCCCAACAGAACCTAATCGGCAGCTTGAACCCACTGAGAGGCAGAATTGTGAAGGCTGAGATGTGTAGAAATGCGTGCGGTTTCAGcaaagtgggcgtggcctgtcacCGCGGAGACGTGGCCCCGCCCCAGTTAAGTCAGACCAGATCATGTCTCCCTTGCTcgtccttccttcctgcagAAATTTCTCTGTGTGTCCGACCTGGCTCGCAAAGACAAGAGGAATTCGCAAGCAAGAAATACCAAATCTACTTCTGGTAGAGCCGCTGGTGCTCATCTGGTGCACTCGTGTGTCCGATTAGACTCTGACTGGTGCGGAATGCTTTCCCTACAGGAATATCGCCACTATTGCCGTGTTCTACGCGCTGCCGGTCATCCAGCTGGTGATCACCTATCAGACGGTACACTGACCCCCCTTCCTGATTCTGAAGCGGTTCTTTGTGTGTGTCGGGACGTCACCTGAACGCGTGATTGTTGTTCAGGTGGTGAATGTGACAGGAAACCAAGACATCTGCTTCTACAAGCTTCCTGTGTGCCCACCCGCTGGGAGCGCTCAGGTGGGTGCcactgcaggtgtctgcacagATCCACAGTTGGGAGCATTTATCTGACCCACTCCACCTTCCACAGCGCATTTAACAACATCCTCAGTAACCTTGGTTACGTGATGCTGGgacttctcttcctctttatcgTCCTCATGAAAGACATCGTCCACAAACCGTGCTCTTGTCAGAAATGACCTCAATGCTCTGGTGAGGCAACCAGGACGGGGCTCCGGGGAAATCGTAACCTTTCCTAGCTCCCGTTTAATACAGATCAGCTCTATTAACCAGACGCCTCCGATATCCGTGCACTTTCCCTCCAGGAATGTGGCATCCCAAAGCACTTTGGTCTTTTCTATGCCATGGGAACGGCTCTGATGATGGAGGGCCTGCTGAGCGCCTGCTACCATGTCTGTCCCAACTACACCAACTTCCAGTTTGGTAAGTTCACTTGGGTTGTGAAGCAGGTTAAAGGTGTTGCTGAGCCAGTCTGCAGACCCCccctgcctgtttgtgtttgcagacacCTCCTTCATGTACATGATTGCTGGGCTGTGCATGTTGAAGCTGTATCAGAAGAGACACCCCGACATCAACGCCAGTGCGTACACCGCCTACGCCTGCCTGGCCGTGGTCATCTTCTTTCTCCGTGCTGGGAGTGGTGCGTTTCCACACCACCCTCTTCACATAttgggagcagagctgaggagaggCGGAGCCTGCACATCAGTGTTGTGCTCTTTGCAGGTGTTTGGGAAAGGCACATGGGTTTCCTGGATCGTCTTCTCCGTCATCCACATTCTGGCCACGCTCCTCTCAGTACTCAGCTCTACTACATGGGCCGCTGGAAGCTGGGTAACATCACAACCCTTTTTACCCCTGACAATCTGCCCCGGAGGAGATCCTGGGTCCTTGGGTTCATCCACTTCTCCTTCTCATCAGTAACAAATTTGTCGTTAAATTGCGGTGTTTTGTATGTGCATTGTCCTGAGCTGGATTTGGTCgtcacacagacgtgtgtgtgtgtgggtgtgtgtgtgttgttctgtgcCAGACTCGGGGGTGCTGCGCAGGATCGGGAACGTCATTTACACGGACTGCATCCGACAGTGCAGCGGACCGATGTACAATCGTGAGTCGCCACCGTTCAAAACGTGCTGATAAAAACAAGCCAAATCCACTCTGAACTCATAACCTGCGTTTCCCCCGCCAGGACCGGATGGTTCTGCTTGTAATGGGGAAACATAGTGAACTGGTCTCTGTAAGTACAGGTGTCACTTTATTCCTTTAAGAGTCTCTACAGCTTGAATAACGGCACCatcttcaccctcctcttcctcctgcctcctcagAGCTGCCTATGGCCTCATAGAGCGTCCAAATGACTTCGCCTCCTACTTGTTGGCCATCGCCATCTGTAACCTGCTGCCTCTACTTTGCCTTCTACATCATTATGAaggtgtgtggttgtgtgtgttgtgtgtgcgcgcgctggTACTTGCATTAATAGCTAAAGGGCTGTTGTCTGTAGCTGCGGCAGCGGGGAGCGAATCCAGTGTCTGCCGCTGGTGTGTATCCTCTTCACGGCGGTCGTGTGGGGCTTTGCGCTCTACTTCTTCTTCCAGGGTCTCAGCACCTGGCAGGTGAGTATCACGGACGCAACGTTCAAGCATTTGTGTGTCGGTAACGTGCCGTTGCTTCCGTGTGGTCTCAGAAAACCCCGGCGGAGTCTCGTGAACACAACAGAGACTGCATCTTGCTTTCCTTCTTTGACGACCACGATATCTggcacttcctctcctccatcgcCATGTTTGGATCCTTCCTGGTACGATAAACACCAACGCCACAGGACGGTCGCCCGCGCTGCTCTAACCTCTCCGCCACCCCTCTCTTAGGTCCTCCTGACCCTGGATGATGACCTCGACACCATCCAGAGAGACAAGATCTTTGTCTTCTAGATTCTTCTTCATGGGTAATGAGCTAAGCACCTCCTCTCGGGCCTCCTTGCTGTTCCTTCCAAGCACAGTTCGCCTGTTTTTTGCCAGGCGGTGGACAACAGGAAGCCTCTGCCTCCCACCAACCTCCAATCTCCAACAGTATGGACCCAAATGTGCCAACCAAGAGCCACATCAAAGATAATTGAAGTGCTTTGTCCTTTTGCTTGCCATCAATCCAATGTTAGGTTGTGATCAATGTTTACTCACTGCTGATGGTGGAACACTTAAGGTCAGGGTCCGTGCTGATTTTATACGCGCCAGGGTCTGACGCGCAGGACTGAGCTTTTGGAAATGACTGTTTCtatgtttgtgtgaatgtttatGCAGGTTAACGTGAGAACGTGGAAGCATCTCAGTCCAGCCTGTGGCCTCGAATGTACTAATGTTAAAACTGATTGGCCACAGCTTGATTAGTCCTTTGCAGAATATGATTGTATTTATTACTGTATTAACTGCCCTGTGTATGCAAGGTCTTTTTTGCACAATACTGTATTAAATAATTATGTTAGACACTCGTATGCGCAGTTACTCAAACATTTTGTACATTGTTCAACTTTTATCTTTGAACTCTAATCTATCAAGTTGAAGATGGTAACTATTTTCCTAAATGAATAAATGGGTACACACACTCTAGTAACGTATGCCAAACTGTATTTATGAAAATATTCAATAGAAAAATACAGCATTTATTCGGCTCCAGTATGTATATATGCACAGGTACAGGTGCCTGACAGATGCAGCAAGTCCCTATTTGGTTTTTTCAGGAAGTTAAAGTTTACAATTTACATTGTACAAAAATAACTCTGGACAGATGAGATCAGTTGTCACTGAAGGGGAGAAGCAAAAACGAtatcaaaatgaataaatagctCCGTGATCCAGGCAGGAGAGCCGGTTACTATGGAGACTAACGGGGACTAAATGTGGCCAATATAGACACGAGGCTGTACTGGCTTCCACCTTAGAAAAATATTGAAAGCACAAAGATGTAAACCTACGATTGTCCTCTCACTTCCTATGAAACCACTTAAATAAATACGTGACCTCGCCTGGTTCACAACGACATCTGTAACATTCCTATAAAGTGTGTTAGACAGTAAAGTTGGATTATGGCCGCGGCTGAACTGCCAAATCACAACAGAACCACACGTTGGCCACAAACCTTTGCCCTTTGACAGAATGTAAAACCctaacacacacgtacacacacacgtgtcacagTAATGATTAATGGTCCAAAAGTCATGAGCCATCTGGAACCCGTGCAGTCAGTAATAATAGACTCTGATCTGGTCGGTCGTCGTCCAGGCCCAGCTGAACTTTGCTGTTCTCAGCCAGAGGTGCTGGGAGGTGAGGTGAAGAGGGGTCTGGGGGGCAGCGTTAAGGACAACAGCCCTCACCAGGGCAGAAGGCTTTCAACCTGCTTCTCTCCAACACGTGACATTACAGAGAATCCCAGAATGTTTGTGTGGAGCTGACTGAAAGGAATACATGCTTGCCGTCTTTCCTGCGGTTTCCAACCACCTCTTGTTTGCTGCTCATCAGTTGTTCCAGTCTGTGGCTGCTCGTCTCCACCGGCCCGTGCACGGACTGCAGGTCAGGACCATGTGCACTGGGACACGCACAGATATAGCACCTTTAACAATGGTGCCTCTGTCGTCACCACCCAACCCACCACCccgataaccctaaccctaacccagaacaATGACAGATATGGAATTAAAGTTACCTGGAAGTTCTGTAAGGTGAATAAAGTGATGGTGGTTTCCTGCTGAGCAAACGGGTCCTGGGTGCTCCTGGGGAACAACAGTTGAGAGCAGTTTAGACattcatgagtgtgtgtgagtgtggtgtgtgtgtgtgtgagtgtgtgtgcgtgtgcgtgtgtgtgtgtgtgtgtgtgcgtgctcacTGGCTTTCAGCACATGGCTGATGGGGGGTACTGAAGAGGGGGCCGACCGCCACAGACGCCTGTGGGATCCTGCTCCAGGAGTCCGAGAGTCTCAGTGATGGAGGTAAAGCGGAGGAGTGGTGGTCCGGAACCTGCACCTGGGGCAGAACGGGGAACTGGGGGAGGAGTTGAGGGTGGGGTCAGGCTGGGACGGAGGCCTGTGGGAAACCCAAATAGGCTGTGTGGTGCTTTGGTGCTGGGACATGGAGCCCAAAACACTCAGGACTGTGTTGATCTTTCCTGAGATTTTCTTCAAGGACTTTGTCAGCTCTGGGGGGGACGGGGTGCTGTCCACCTGAGGGGGGACAAGACAAACCATCATCCACCTGTTAACTGACAGTGGGGGGCAGAGCTGTTGACCAAAGGTGGGACCCTGTCTGGCCTTGTGCAATCCACAGTGCTGCTGAGGGTCAGATTCACtgatgtcaaaggtcaccttCTTAGCAGCTGGGAAGCTGAGACAAACCCTCAAACGGGGGCTGACGGAGCAACAGGACAGACATGTGGTGAGTTGAAACCCCTGGCCACGTGTGCAACAACATCCCCCTACCTGCCCCATCTGCTCTCCTCGGTCAAACCCTCTTCCTGGTtggggaggagggagcaggtcTGGCTTTGTCTCTGGGCTCTGTGTCTCTCCAGCACCTGCTCGTTCTCAGTCTTCAGGAAAAGTTTCGCTTGTTGAATGACGGCGTCCTGTGACGTGTAGCGTCTGGCTCTGCGTGCAGAGGAGCGTGAGATTAGGTGCTGTAGAGCACATCCCAGCACCCACGTCCTGCCTTCAGAGGTTTGTTTCTGAGGTTCCTGATTTTCTTCCTCTCTACAAAAGTGCTAACGCTACGCTAGCTGGGGCTCAGACTGGGGTACCGGTCACTCACCCGTCTATGCTGCCGGCAGCACCGGGGAGGTGGGAGCTCGGAAAGCTGCCCAGTTCTTCCATGTGCAATGATGAGTTGCTGTTTTCACCAGAAGACTTGGTCCCTTCGGCATCTCCTGCCTCCTGATGCAGATGCTGGtgcaggctggaggagaggctCACGCTGTCAATACTACTCACCGATCATCCAAACTAACGAACACAGTTCCTCTCCCACCCACACCTGGCTCTGCTGTGATGCTGCCATTGTTTCTGCAAGTGCTCCAgccctcttcctccagcagctccttctctaCGGTGGCTCTCAGGCTCTCTTCGATGGCCTTGTCTCTCTCCCTGCGaagcctctgctcctccttcctGGCCATGTCCCTGCCCTCCTTAGCTTTCAGGAGGAGTCCTCTGGCCTCCTGATTCTCCGTCACCacccgctgcagctcctctttcagcAGATCTCTCTCCCGCCTGAGAGAGTCCAACGACTGGAGGCACCAAACGCAGAACCGAGGGAAGAACAAGAGGGAAGTCGTTATGGGAGCCCTTGGACCCTGTCTACCTGATGCCAACAgttgcctcctctctcctgcagcgTTGcacctctgtctctccatctgctTCGTCCTTGGGCTCCTCCAGCTTTTGCCTCCTCAGATCTGCAGCCtaacaggtgacacacacacttagtGTGGtcaacggtgtgtgtgtgcacagtgtgtgtgtgtctgtagcgTGGCCTCCTGCTTCTTCACCTCGTTGGCTCTCAGCTCCATCTGCAACGTTGATTCCTGATGAGAATACAAGAGAAACATCTCCTCCTTAGCCACATGAGCACCCAACCGGGTTCTAATGAGAGGTGCGACCGGTTTGGGATCAACGGCGGACTGCTTTAGCCTCACCATCAGCGAGTGCTCCAGCTTCATCTCTTGGATCTGCTTGTCAAACTGAAAGCGAAGGTTCTCCAGCTGAGCAGCGTGAGCGGCCTGCAGACGCTCTCGCTCTTCCTGCAGTGAAGACAACAACTGCTGCCTTTCAGCAGACTCCTGAAGAGCGAGGAGAGAAATAAGGAAGGTTTGTTGCTCGTGTCTGCTGGTCTGGACTCTGGAAGCAAGTGAAACGGTTGGTGTCTGAGAGCCAAAAGGCCCCCCGACCTCATCCCTGAACTTCTGTCTGATGCTGTTCATCTCTCTCACGTGGTCCAACCTCAGCATCTCCACTGTGTCCTCATGAGCATGCTGCAGGTCATCTGGGGCCTCCTGGAGAGCATCAGCCTGTTCAGAGACACCACCTTTAATGATAACGTCTGTGTGGTGCCAACCTCTTCCTGGTGCTCTTCCAGGCAACGTTCCCGTGGTTTCAACCTAGCAAAACAACCAACTATAGACGTCCCCTTCTTCTGCTCCAGACATCAACATCGTCCACAGTCACCTTTTTCATGGCAGCTCGTttgtcctctgtctcttcctggagtttcctcctctctgcttgaagctccctgtccagctctGCCTGTAGTCGGTCCAtttccagaaccttctgggCCTCCAATCGCCTGCGTTCGGCCTCTCGCTCTGCTTCCAACCTGTCACGTAGCTCCTTCAGCAGGTTGAGATTCTCCTCCCTGAAGAAGGGATTCTGATTATAACACGGATGGGAAACTAAAAGGACTTTTCCCTGGAAATGTCCTTAACCAGCAGTTTGGGATCAGAAACACACTCAGCCAAGGTCTGTGGCAGATGTCTGACCTGAGCGTttgttcctctctctccatctgcttctGGGCCGACTCTCTGAGTTCCTCCAGCCTTTCCTTCGCTGCTTGAAGCTCCAGCTCTGCCAGGTTCTGGAGCCGCTCCATCTCCTGGTTCTTCTGGGCCTCCAGCCTATCACACTCCTCCATCCGCTCCGCCTCCAGACGCATGCGCAGCTGTTTCAGCAGGTCTTCGCTCTCCTGCCTGAGGTGATGATCACATGGAAAGTTCCTTAAGTCTGAATCTTCTGAAGTGTGCTTTCAGACCCACCTGAGTCTCAGCTGCTCCTTCTCGGCCATCCCATCAGGCTCCTcgctcctgctgcccccctcctcaCTCATCAGGAGACGCTTCCCTAAAGTCCTGCTGAGACAAAAGTGTGTTTGGGTGATATCAGACTGAGCTGCTCTGCATCCATGAGCATCAACGAGGGACCAAGAGCACAAAACGAGAGTCTGTAGATGTTTCGTCTGTATCTGGTCGCTACCTCGGtctttcttcatcctcttctctcggcctcctccctccctcctcttcctcgctcttCAGTTCTTCTGGCTGTAGGAGCAtttgcttctcctcctttctaACCAAatttcctctttccttctccGCTTCTTCGTTTATTCTACTTTCCTCCTTGATCTCCCTCAGACAGCCGTCCTCTCTCCTTGagctcttcttctcctcccctttcttctgctctttaaCCTCATCTCCCAGCAGAATGTTTTGATTGTGTGTTGGAGGTTCAGCATCTTCAGCTCTGGGTGTGGGGACCCGCCGACCTCTGGCCGTTTCAGGCCGTTGGAGCCACACTGAAGCACCAGCAGCTGGAAACGACCTGAGGGAAGGAATATTCTGGAATTGTTATTCCGAATCCATCATCCGGGTTTATTCACTGCTTGTGTTTAACTGCTCCCAATAAATTGGATCGTTGGTTTTAATCTGTTGGTCACCAACATGGAATCTTTCCAACAGCAGCTAGCTCTGACTGGATGCACGATTCCCAAACTATAACGTTCCCGTCTTATTCCAACGCTGGAGTATTTAGACGATGACCAACCTGTCGGCAGCCTCGGCTCGGACCCGTCCCCTTTGGTTTCCTCCCTGTCGTTCACCGCTGTCGCTGTCTGACAGGTTTAAGGCTTCTCGTTCTCCGTCTGAGAGCttggttttaaaaaatgaggGCGTTATTAGTGTTTAAAGGGCCCAGAGGCATGGTGACCCGTCCCCAAGCAGGGTTATTTTACCTTCACCTCTTTGGAATACGAGTCCTTCACACTGTTGGAATCAGAtttctggaacacacacacacacacactcagtgaaAACAAAGAGTTCTGAatttaaatacacatttacAACTCCAGCTGTGCCGTCGTTCCTcacaaaaagagaagaaagagaataaAACGCTCAGGAAAATCGATCCAAGCTCAGTAAAGTATCATTGCAATCGTTGGGGCGAGTGTGTGAGCGACGGCCCCGGGGCAGAGGAGACAtgcagggagcaggaggagcagccggGACGGTGGCGCTGGCGCTACAGACGGGGTGAGAGCACACGAGAGCGAACGCAGTCCTACCTCAGCAGTGGGGGAGCCAGCGAGACCTGCTCTCTCCTGGGAGACCCTTTTAGGGGCTGCTGGGTGGCCTCCAGCTGAGCCGCCTTCACTGCCGTCACACAGCTGTGGGGTTTGAGGCTTCACGGCAGCTGATTCCTCCAAGTCGGAGGCGCCTGCTTCCgttgttcctcctctctctaGAGAGCTAGCTGCTCCCTCCCCATCACAGGCGTTCAGCCCCCCGTTGCTGAGGGAGCATCTCTCCAAGTCCTCCTCACTTTCACTGCCCTCCTTCATTTCTTCTAGCTTTCACTTTCTCTTCCTGGCTGtcggcctcttcctcctcttcatccctgctCCTTCCATGAGCGATCTCTTCACTCCTCTCATCATTCTGCTGTGCTACAAAACCCTCTGCTTcccttttcctgctgcttccatcACTTTTGCTTCTTTCCGACAGCTTTTCTAACTCTTCACCCTCCtgaatctcctcctcctcctcctcctcctcatcacctccACAGCTCTCCTcgttgacctttgccctctcgTTCTCATCACCCTTCTCACTTTCTACAGCGCTTTCACTTCcttcttcatccttttcttctctctcaccAATCACTTCATCCTCTCCACCACCTCTCTGAACGTTCCCTCCTCCcaactctcctcctccactcttcACCTTATTTAAGTCCTCTCCTACCTCCTGTGGAGACGAGCGTTCAGATTCCAGCCTGACGGGACTTGCGTTCCTACCCACACCCACGTGGCTGTTGCTGCCCCCCAAAGATGAACGTTTGAGGTGTCGACCTCTCAACGAGTTCTGCTGGAGGGTCGGCGATGTGCAGTCGGTCGGGCCCAGACGGGGAAGCATGCAGAGACACAAGGGACGGGCGAGAAAGAGAGGCAACAGCACATCAGGTCAACAGGGACGTTCAAACGGGACTTTCGGGCCCTGAATTCGCCCAAACGGGACGTTTTCCAACAACGAACAAAATGTGGGGATGGCTTTTTGTATCTGGTCCTACGTTGTAttgaaattttattttatttcttcactAATTCAGGACCAAAATTCCACTTAAATAATTTTGCTAAGTTACTCGTATTAATTTATTTGGTGGTAAAACAGCTTTTGCCCTTTAAGTGACCGTTTTAATTGCTGTCAGTGGAAATTCAAGGCCTAATGGAGCCACACTGTTTTCACTTagcaaagcagcagaaagtgACAGTTGGAAGAGGAGAGCGAAGAGAAAGACACAGTAGCAGCCACAGATGCCCCCAGCACAAGAGCTGCATAAACATGTGCAGGACCACGGTGCAAAGGTGAGATGTGGAGGTCAAACCGTTGACCAGGGGCAGAAAAAGGATCGCAGCCGACTTAGAACGTCTGATATATGTCAGAAAATGAGGACGCTACTGTCAGTGGGGAGGAAGGCTAATGGTGCTAATGGTGACTGGGACAGCTGAAAGGTGGGCGTACCTCTCTGGATAATGGTTCTGGACTAAGGTCTCCAGGCAACGTTGGTTTATGCAAATGTGGCTCAGTCTTCTCCTCAGGCGGAGCTCCATCACTTGCACAACTGTCCTACGAGACACACATTAATAGTTTTACACGTGGTTCAAAGGTTGAGTATAAGAATCAGGGCTTCACCTTATATTACAAAGCAAGTATTATTTAGGAAGATAAATTATCCATCAACAACCTCATAGAATAGACGCCTATCAAATGTATCCACATCAaggtcgtcatcatcatcatcatcatcaaagccAGTCAGCAGAACCATCCTCTCATGTTGCTTGTTGCCTCGAATGCCAGACATCCCACTACTTCCAGGGGCCTGCGTGCATAGACGACATTAAAAGCCTTCAGGTTTGAGGACAAAGTAAAGTAAAATGTTTGATAATGAGATGTGTGAAGAGAAAATACCCCCTGGGGTGTCTGTTTAGGCTttataggctccagtcc is from Takifugu rubripes chromosome 11, fTakRub1.2, whole genome shotgun sequence and encodes:
- the sidt2 gene encoding LOW QUALITY PROTEIN: SID1 transmembrane family member 2 (The sequence of the model RefSeq protein was modified relative to this genomic sequence to represent the inferred CDS: inserted 2 bases in 2 codons; deleted 8 bases in 7 codons; substituted 2 bases at 2 genomic stop codons) is translated as MGSGCDGCWGWSWWGHFCGPGGLVFPSNVGPKQAEFDTIDSDTVSSEKPKPSTSFNHNHVSRNKGVRVSVDALTPGSESPILFVLRQKQAVLSFQVPLILRGLYQRKYPYNHVGRTLCQPLTRAASETQFFFVDVSTLSSQGTNYQLRVSRVDSFTLQTDRRFSFTASPSQPQYFKYIFPDGVDTVIVKVNSDMTFPCSVMSIQDIQCPVYDLDNNVAFTGMYQTMTKKGPSLCRXCLEKDFPSSSFYVVVVVKTEXEACGGPLRFYPLRPDELIDAGNRTKVLDVVVSPAINCECCLGLYVMGMLFCLGIFLSFYLLTLLVACMERNDEXTGKRPFPIPVDMSPAETASLLGKNGDGKIPGSPCEYGSFADNGSTLSSEAITDSATSTDNNYGYMDRSLDSIGRSRQESLSSVEEDDYDTLDDIDSDKNIVRTKKFLCVSDLARKDKRFASKKYQIYFWNIATIAVFYALPVIQLVITYQTVVNVTGNQDICFYSFLCAHPLGALSAFNNILSNLGYVMLGLLFLFIVLMKDIVHNRALVRNDLNALECGIPKHFGLFYAMGTALMMEGLLSACYHVCPNYTNFQFDTSFMYMIAGLCMLKLYQKRHPDINASAYTAYACLAVVIFFSVLGVVFGKGTWVSWIVFSVIHILATLXLSTQLYYMGRWKLDSGVLRRIGNVIYTDCIRQCSGPMYQDRMVLLVMGNIVNWSLAAYGLIERPNDFASYLLAIAICNLLPYFAFYIIMKVCGSGERIQCLPLVCILFTAVVWGFALYFFFQGLSTWQKTPAESREHNRDCILLSFFDDHDIWHFLSSIAMFGSFLVLLTLDDDLDTIQRDKIFVF